A genomic segment from Vanessa cardui chromosome 30, ilVanCard2.1, whole genome shotgun sequence encodes:
- the LOC124542224 gene encoding uncharacterized protein LOC124542224, with the protein MNENETYYMESSPTEILIYIFTFLSPKERAKCCQVCWRWKRIVDNLSNNEGLWLKHCKNDFNDIYAVAYYKRVPGVSWFHIYRSLTLWSQLNKADESMDEFASATGCMDEIRDFQVLRHGLIGVHTRGAINYYDLDTLKLSRRTSITGNYLRYVENDDTIIILGYNLNLFVVRKLVTNAHHETDVTFGNVKTFLLADDDLFYITLTDEVYLCKLQDDQLKSVLLNQANSSIMSVGYHKGNINLLTFQRDIFTIVGNELIYQSTLDTSTNLLHELKKYNFLENLDWRVYFQWMYVLKHTVPEGPLRDIIIIKTYGEAVFVGSNWGVFRIYYAPYHNDEFDLFNSKPIKQFNFMERCDCPVLSMCPIIRIDVIEGEDSHRILIAMPKKIAVITYSHSFKETTAGPMLPYQEVHKIKILNISE; encoded by the coding sequence ATGAACGAAAACGAAACCTACTACATGGAATCTTCGCCGACggagattttaatttacattttcacaTTTCTCTCACCGAAGGAACGAGCAAAATGCTGTCAAGTCTGCTGGAGATGGAAGCGAATCGTCGATAATCTATCCAACAACGAAGGGTTATGGCTTAAGCACTGCAAGAAcgattttaatgatatatacgCAGTGGCTTATTACAAGCGGGTACCGGGTGTGAGTTGGTTTCATATCTACAGATCTTTAACGCTCTGGTCGCAGTTAAATAAGGCAGATGAATCCATGGATGAATTCGCATCTGCAACTGGCTGTATGGATGAGATAAGAGACTTCCAAGTCTTAAGACACGGATTAATCGGCGTTCATACTCGTGGGGCTATTAATTATTACGACTTGGACACACTTAAACTATCCAGAAGAACTTCAATAACAGGTAACTATCTACGTTACGTTGAAAACGacgatacaataataatactaggttacaatttaaatttattcgtcGTTCGAAAACTTGTAACGAATGCACATCACGAAACAGATGTTACATTCGGGAACGTAAAGACATTTCTGTTAGCCGACGATGATCTGTTCTATATAACGTTGACCGATGAGGTTTATCTATGTAAGTTACAGGATGATCAATTAAAATCCGTGCTACTTAACCAAGCGAATAGTAGTATAATGTCCGTTGGTTATCACAAGGGAAATATTAACTTACTTACATTCCAACGagatatatttacaattgtCGGCAATGAACTGATATATCAAAGCACATTGGATACGTCAACCAACTTGTtacatgaattaaaaaagtacaatTTCCTCGAGAATTTGGATTGGCGAGTATACTTTCAATGGATGTACGTTTTGAAACATACAGTTCCCGAAGGGCCTCTgcgtgatattattattattaaaacatacggAGAAGCCGTGTTTGTCGGTTCCAATTGGGGTGTATTTCGTATATACTATGCTCCATATCATAACGACGAATTTGATCTGTTTAATTCGAAACCGATaaaacagtttaattttatggaGCGTTGTGATTGCCCTGTGTTGTCGATGTGCCCAATAATAAGAATAGATGTTATTGAAGGTGAGGATAGCCATAGGATTCTAATCGCCATGCCAAAGAAAATAGCAGTTATAACATATAGTCATAGTTTTAAAGAAACAACAGCGGGGCCAATGTTGCCATATCAGGAAgtacacaaaattaaaatacttaatatttctgaGTGA
- the LOC124542230 gene encoding uncharacterized protein LOC124542230, which translates to MSAFKALRDVSNKFENELRKLSTELFSAKIDDSFEDIITKKMRDLALFNSKLRLLQAKPLAVTPQVTEIPKNEQTTISDYTDTVTWKIIEQQVVKTLTQTHAVKNLITTPSRDLDPELVERKEKIIEQLQKYREHESQLRHLEAVLQEKEDELLHARQTWDESLSKLKDSQKLPQSEEIATGPLYKKLQVLISKMELMRWLIAKLVTSRTGGYDWATDPHKRLNALALARQHHTIQDYTES; encoded by the exons atGTCGGCATTTAAAGCTCTACGCGATGTcagtaataaatttgaaaacgaaCTACGAAAATTATCAACAGAATTATTCTCTGCAAAAATAGATGATTCCTTCGAGGATATTATTACTAAGAAAATGCGAGACCTTGCTCtctttaattcaaaattaagattattacaAGCGAAGCCGTTAGCCG TGACACCACAAGTTACGGAGATACCAAAGAACGAACAAACGACAATCAGTGACTATACAGACACAGTGACGTGGAAGATAATTGAACAACAAGTTGTTAAAACTCTAACTCAGACGCACGCCGTGAAGAACTTGATTACGACGCCAAGTCGGGACTTAGATCCTGAGTTAGTTGAAAGAAAAga GAAAATCATTGAACAACTACAAAAGTACAGAGAACATGAATCACAACTCCGACACTTAGAAGCAGTGCTTCAAGAAAAGGAAGATGAGCTTTTGCATGCTAGACAGACATGGGATGAATCGTTAAGCAAGTTGAAAGACAGCCAAAAGTTGCCGCAAAGTGAAGAAATTGCTACTGGGCCCTTGTATAA aaaacTCCAAGTATTGATCAGTAAGATGGAATTGATGCGTTGGCTCATTGCGAAACTGGTGACGTCACGAACGGGAGGCTACGACTGGGCCACAGATCCCCACAAACGATTGAATGCCTTGGCATTGGCAAGGCAGCACCACACTATACAGGATTACACTGAAAGTTGA